A single genomic interval of Streptomyces graminofaciens harbors:
- a CDS encoding bifunctional 3-(3-hydroxy-phenyl)propionate/3-hydroxycinnamic acid hydroxylase, translated as MAPLYDIAVVGYGPTGLTAASLLGRLGHRVVVCERWPALYGLPRLTHIDDETARTVQAAGDVDEALCDSSLCQYVWVNGKGENLVNIPANPDGPMGYPDHISMYQPDVESAIDKRLRGYGTVDVRQGWAVTGLDQDDDGVNLRLRGWNADAMCADGPHDTVRARYVIAADGSRSGIRELLGVERQDFGFNEQWVNVDAEWLRPQPPEFAYGTQYCDPARGHMTINIGATRQRFEFALLPGETREEMTVPETSWRLLREYHDLGPEDVRIIRQLVYGFEARIATRWRTGRVFLAGDAAHTMPPYLGQGACSGLRDATNLAWKLHLVLGGLAPDALLDTYESERRPHVTAITHAAIGLGKVANTHDTEAAAARDAAFFAGKVPPPPPFPPLSGGVLRKEAGTPVGTLTPQGRIRLPDGRTGRLDDLTGYGFTLVTTEDPADALGPERLARLERLGCAVVALDTVEDLDGRHHEYLHLLGAVAYLARPDFVLFGTAVDTAGLGTLVDDLDAALSGTVGAAV; from the coding sequence ATGGCTCCCCTCTACGACATCGCCGTCGTCGGCTACGGGCCGACAGGCCTCACCGCCGCGTCCCTGCTCGGCCGGCTCGGCCACCGGGTGGTGGTCTGTGAGCGCTGGCCCGCTCTGTACGGGCTGCCCAGACTCACCCACATCGACGACGAGACCGCCCGGACCGTGCAGGCGGCCGGTGATGTCGACGAAGCGTTGTGTGACTCGTCGCTGTGCCAGTACGTGTGGGTCAACGGCAAGGGCGAGAACCTTGTGAACATCCCGGCGAACCCCGATGGCCCGATGGGGTATCCGGATCACATCTCCATGTATCAGCCGGATGTGGAGAGCGCGATCGACAAGCGGTTGCGCGGCTACGGCACGGTCGACGTCCGTCAGGGCTGGGCGGTCACCGGCCTCGACCAGGACGACGACGGTGTCAACCTGCGTCTGCGCGGCTGGAACGCCGACGCCATGTGCGCGGACGGACCGCACGACACCGTCCGGGCCCGCTATGTGATCGCCGCCGACGGCAGCCGCAGCGGGATCCGTGAACTGCTCGGCGTGGAGCGCCAGGACTTCGGCTTCAACGAGCAGTGGGTCAACGTGGACGCCGAGTGGCTGCGCCCCCAGCCCCCGGAGTTCGCATACGGCACCCAGTACTGCGACCCCGCGCGCGGGCACATGACCATCAACATCGGCGCGACGCGTCAGCGCTTCGAGTTCGCCCTGCTGCCGGGCGAGACCCGCGAGGAGATGACCGTTCCGGAGACCTCCTGGCGGCTCCTGCGCGAGTACCACGACCTCGGCCCGGAGGACGTGCGGATCATCCGGCAGCTGGTCTACGGCTTCGAGGCCCGCATCGCCACCCGCTGGCGCACCGGCAGGGTCTTCCTGGCCGGCGATGCCGCCCACACCATGCCGCCGTACCTCGGCCAGGGCGCGTGCAGCGGCCTGCGCGACGCCACCAACCTCGCCTGGAAACTCCACCTCGTCCTCGGCGGCCTGGCACCCGACGCACTCCTGGACACCTACGAGAGCGAGCGCCGCCCGCACGTCACGGCGATCACCCACGCGGCGATCGGCCTGGGCAAGGTCGCCAACACGCACGACACCGAGGCCGCCGCGGCCCGGGACGCGGCCTTCTTCGCCGGCAAGGTGCCCCCGCCGCCGCCGTTCCCGCCGCTGAGCGGCGGGGTGCTGCGCAAGGAAGCCGGCACGCCGGTGGGCACCCTCACCCCCCAGGGCCGCATCCGTCTGCCCGACGGCCGCACCGGACGCCTCGACGACCTGACCGGATACGGCTTCACCCTGGTCACCACCGAGGATCCCGCCGATGCCCTGGGGCCTGAGCGGCTCGCCCGGTTGGAGCGCCTGGGCTGCGCCGTGGTCGCCCTCGACACGGTCGAGGACCTCGACGGACGGCACCACGAGTACCTCCACCTGCTCGGCGCGGTCGCGTATCTGGCGCGTCCCGACTTCGTGCTGTTCGGTACGGCGGTCGACACCGCGGGCCTGGGCACTTTGGTGGACGACCTCGACGCCGCGCTGTCCGGAACAGTGGGTGCGGCCGTATGA
- a CDS encoding alpha-L-fucosidase: MAAMTAAAAITPTLATPAYAAAPQPLPLPPLRIPKLDLGVEQQPDDKIRWLQDAKLGMFIHWGVYSGPAKGEWYMENAAITPENYKKYVTDATGEQFTATAYNPADWAQLAKDMGAKYTVLTARHHDGFALWPSTHPNAWHAGQAPLQKDFIGQYVTAVRDAGLKVGLYISPLSWRYPGYYDVHGTNCLPNKWGYTTDPAHKENARIMKNELYQQVRELVTQYGKIDDLWWDGGWLGQQGSDAAAAFFWEPGKFRDPANEWPVDSAYSETDPVTGKLLGLTGLVRKHQPDIVTTLRSGWIGDFTSEEGPSVPSGAIRTGKVAEKCFTIGGAWGYKAGASVMGFGTAMNILVNAWVRNMTCLVNVGPDRTGVVPTAQADLVRRIGSFMTTCGEAVYGTSGGPWQPVDGRYGYTSKGSTFYIHLLPGYSGTSFTTPSIGDANVTGVIDVASGADLSYTVDAEGQVTITGINRTRIPEDSVVGVTLDRPVQPADIAAGRTATAGSEETSKGNTAAKAVDGSTATRWCANNGNTGHWLKVDLGTTKSLTGTRIAWELDATNYRYRIEGSTDNSTWTTLADRTATTSTSQVQVSAFRAQARYVRVTVTGLPATVWASIRSLEVYDRPFTADLGTYRLVNRKSGKVMDVSDASSADGAAIIQWPSTGGTNQQWKLLPNADGSYRLVNVRSGKVLESPDDSTQGAPLDQSTDDGGDNQWWKLVPSQTSGYYRLVNVRNGWCADVKDASTADGVKVIQWPTTDGANQDWQLIAL; this comes from the coding sequence ATGGCGGCCATGACGGCCGCCGCGGCCATCACTCCCACACTCGCGACCCCCGCATACGCCGCCGCTCCCCAGCCGCTCCCGCTCCCCCCGCTGCGTATCCCGAAGCTCGACCTGGGTGTCGAACAGCAGCCGGACGACAAGATCCGGTGGTTGCAGGACGCCAAGCTCGGCATGTTCATCCACTGGGGTGTCTACTCCGGCCCGGCCAAGGGCGAGTGGTACATGGAGAACGCCGCCATCACCCCGGAGAACTACAAGAAGTACGTCACCGACGCCACCGGCGAGCAGTTCACCGCCACCGCCTACAACCCGGCCGACTGGGCCCAGTTGGCCAAGGACATGGGCGCGAAGTACACGGTGCTCACGGCCCGCCACCACGACGGCTTCGCACTGTGGCCGTCCACCCACCCGAATGCCTGGCACGCCGGGCAGGCCCCGCTCCAGAAGGACTTCATCGGCCAGTACGTCACCGCCGTACGCGATGCCGGGCTGAAGGTGGGCCTGTACATCTCGCCGCTGAGCTGGCGCTACCCGGGCTACTACGACGTCCACGGCACCAACTGCCTGCCCAACAAGTGGGGTTACACCACGGATCCCGCGCACAAGGAGAACGCGCGGATCATGAAGAACGAGCTGTACCAACAGGTCAGGGAGCTGGTCACCCAGTACGGCAAGATCGACGACCTGTGGTGGGACGGCGGCTGGCTCGGCCAGCAGGGCTCCGACGCGGCCGCCGCCTTCTTCTGGGAGCCCGGCAAGTTCCGCGACCCGGCGAACGAGTGGCCGGTGGATTCCGCCTACAGCGAGACCGACCCCGTCACCGGCAAGCTGCTGGGCCTGACCGGGCTGGTGCGCAAGCACCAGCCGGACATCGTCACCACCCTGCGTTCGGGCTGGATCGGCGACTTCACCAGCGAGGAGGGCCCCTCCGTCCCGTCCGGTGCGATCCGTACCGGCAAGGTGGCGGAGAAGTGCTTCACCATCGGCGGTGCCTGGGGCTACAAGGCCGGCGCGAGCGTGATGGGCTTCGGCACGGCCATGAACATCCTGGTCAACGCCTGGGTGCGGAACATGACCTGCCTGGTCAACGTCGGTCCGGACCGCACCGGCGTGGTGCCCACCGCCCAGGCCGACCTGGTGCGCCGGATCGGTTCCTTCATGACCACCTGCGGCGAGGCCGTCTACGGCACCAGCGGCGGCCCCTGGCAGCCTGTCGACGGCCGGTACGGCTACACGTCCAAGGGCAGCACCTTCTACATCCACCTGCTGCCCGGCTACAGCGGCACCAGCTTCACCACACCCTCGATCGGGGACGCGAACGTGACCGGCGTCATCGACGTCGCGTCTGGTGCCGACCTGTCGTACACCGTGGACGCGGAAGGGCAGGTGACGATCACCGGCATCAACCGCACCCGCATCCCCGAGGACAGCGTCGTCGGGGTGACCCTGGACCGCCCGGTTCAGCCCGCCGACATCGCCGCCGGCAGGACGGCCACGGCCGGCAGCGAGGAGACCTCCAAGGGAAACACCGCGGCGAAGGCCGTGGACGGATCCACCGCGACTCGCTGGTGCGCGAACAACGGCAACACCGGACACTGGCTGAAGGTGGACCTGGGGACCACCAAGTCCCTCACCGGCACCCGTATCGCCTGGGAGTTGGACGCGACGAACTATCGCTACCGGATCGAGGGCTCCACCGACAACAGCACCTGGACCACCCTCGCCGACCGCACCGCCACCACCAGCACCAGCCAGGTGCAGGTCTCCGCCTTCCGGGCGCAGGCCCGCTACGTACGGGTGACGGTCACCGGGCTCCCTGCCACAGTATGGGCGTCCATCCGCAGCCTGGAGGTCTACGACCGGCCCTTCACCGCGGATCTGGGCACCTACCGGCTGGTGAACCGCAAGAGCGGCAAGGTCATGGACGTCAGCGACGCCTCCAGCGCCGACGGCGCCGCCATCATCCAGTGGCCCTCGACCGGCGGCACCAACCAGCAGTGGAAGCTGCTGCCGAATGCCGACGGCTCCTACCGGCTGGTCAACGTCCGCAGCGGCAAGGTCCTGGAGAGCCCGGACGATTCCACCCAGGGCGCGCCCCTGGACCAGTCGACCGACGACGGCGGCGACAACCAGTGGTGGAAGCTGGTCCCCTCCCAGACCAGCGGCTACTACCGACTGGTCAACGTCCGCAACGGATGGTGCGCCGACGTCAAGGACGCCTCCACGGCGGACGGTGTCAAGGTCATCCAGTGGCCCACCACCGACGGGGCGAACCAGGACTGGCAGCTCATCGCCCTGTGA
- a CDS encoding EthD domain-containing protein, whose product MIKLVAAVRRRPGMTHAEFAEYIEKVHGGIALADKLTVRKYVQNHVLDGAYGALGDVGYQVKLPRDSVTELYFDDLESMGQTFAAPYSREVVGPDAVNFSDQPAALSLLVEESEAEAPRSATGKVKILHFLKAADGLAPEAFQKGLRRTYEDLLADPAGPARYVRGHEWNTALPGDGMAAYFGGVSEQPAYDAYSALWFDEVEALTGFRAWQEALAGHAEKRGAHFQPSLSFFLLTREVVIFDDLADGGAAS is encoded by the coding sequence ATGATCAAGTTGGTGGCCGCCGTACGGCGGCGTCCCGGTATGACGCACGCCGAGTTCGCCGAGTACATCGAGAAGGTGCACGGCGGGATAGCTCTCGCCGACAAGCTGACCGTGCGCAAGTACGTCCAGAACCACGTGCTCGACGGCGCCTACGGGGCGCTCGGGGACGTGGGCTACCAGGTGAAGCTGCCTCGAGACTCCGTGACCGAGCTGTACTTCGACGACCTCGAATCCATGGGGCAGACCTTCGCGGCCCCGTATTCGCGCGAGGTCGTCGGCCCGGACGCGGTCAACTTCAGCGACCAGCCGGCCGCACTCAGCCTGCTCGTCGAGGAGAGCGAGGCCGAGGCGCCCCGATCCGCAACCGGCAAGGTGAAGATCCTCCACTTCCTCAAGGCCGCCGACGGGCTCGCCCCGGAGGCCTTCCAGAAGGGCCTGCGACGGACGTACGAGGACCTGCTCGCCGACCCGGCCGGGCCCGCCCGGTACGTGCGCGGCCATGAGTGGAACACGGCCCTCCCCGGGGACGGCATGGCCGCGTACTTCGGAGGCGTGTCGGAGCAGCCCGCGTACGACGCCTACTCCGCCCTGTGGTTCGACGAGGTGGAGGCCCTGACCGGCTTCCGCGCCTGGCAGGAGGCCCTGGCCGGGCACGCGGAGAAGCGCGGTGCGCATTTCCAGCCCTCGCTGTCCTTCTTCCTCCTCACCCGTGAGGTCGTGATCTTCGACGACCTGGCCGACGGAGGCGCCGCGTCGTGA
- a CDS encoding aldo/keto reductase, producing the protein MRSRKIPNAPLELTELGFGTSAIGNLYRVTPDPDAAAALAAAWDAGIRYFDTAPHYGLGLAEARLGAFLLGRPRQEYAVSSKVGRLLVPNEHPRGVDTEGFAVRDDLRREWDFSRDGVLRSIEETLRRTGLDRLDIVYLHDPDDHWRQAAEEAMPALAELRDQGVVGAIGAGMNQSAMLARFLRETAADVVMLAGRYTLLDQSALDDVLPAAEAMGKGVVAAGVFNSGLLAAERPAAGLKYDYRDAPPAVVARASAIAELCDDHGTTLPAAAIVFPLTHPAVVSVTPGMGTAAEVTRNAALHREGVPRELWAELRARGLLRGDAPL; encoded by the coding sequence ATGAGATCTCGTAAGATCCCGAACGCCCCGCTGGAACTCACCGAGTTGGGCTTCGGCACATCGGCCATCGGGAACCTCTACCGCGTCACCCCGGACCCCGACGCGGCAGCCGCGCTCGCAGCGGCATGGGACGCGGGTATCCGGTACTTCGACACCGCCCCCCACTACGGGCTGGGTCTCGCAGAGGCAAGGCTGGGCGCCTTCCTCCTCGGTCGGCCGCGACAGGAATACGCGGTCTCCTCCAAGGTCGGACGACTGCTCGTCCCCAACGAACACCCGCGAGGAGTCGACACCGAAGGGTTCGCCGTACGGGACGACCTGCGCAGGGAGTGGGACTTCAGCAGAGACGGAGTGCTGCGCTCCATCGAGGAGACACTGCGACGCACCGGCCTGGACCGGCTGGACATCGTGTACCTCCATGACCCCGACGACCACTGGCGGCAGGCGGCGGAAGAGGCCATGCCCGCGCTCGCCGAGTTGCGGGATCAGGGCGTCGTGGGTGCCATCGGCGCCGGAATGAACCAGTCGGCGATGCTCGCGCGGTTCCTCCGGGAAACCGCCGCCGACGTGGTGATGTTGGCGGGCCGCTACACCCTCCTCGACCAGTCGGCCCTGGACGACGTCCTGCCGGCGGCCGAGGCGATGGGCAAGGGCGTTGTCGCGGCCGGGGTGTTCAACTCGGGGTTGCTCGCCGCGGAACGGCCCGCGGCAGGACTCAAGTACGACTACCGCGACGCCCCGCCGGCCGTCGTGGCCCGCGCCTCGGCCATCGCCGAGCTGTGCGACGATCACGGCACGACGCTCCCGGCCGCCGCGATCGTCTTCCCCCTCACCCACCCCGCCGTCGTCAGCGTGACTCCGGGTATGGGAACGGCGGCCGAGGTGACGCGGAACGCGGCACTGCACCGCGAGGGGGTGCCTCGAGAACTCTGGGCGGAACTGCGTGCCCGAGGTCTGTTGCGTGGGGATGCGCCTCTCTGA
- a CDS encoding TetR/AcrR family transcriptional regulator → MTESSTGRPAAFQERSRRSQQDILQAGYALLEEGGADALTVAAVAERAGMAVGSIYRRFGDKEGLLLAIQRAFTENLQAGITARMSAERLRILRDPAVAVAEAVGAITDSFQAHEALLRVFLLLGTRHEAVRAEGSRVSIEGNRHFTEALRHAPVAHPDPEAALDFAYRLIYATVAHRITQGEFLESDRPLPWNELRSHLQTAVVSYLLDAPEGH, encoded by the coding sequence GTGACCGAGTCCTCCACCGGCAGACCTGCCGCTTTCCAGGAACGCAGCCGCCGTTCGCAGCAGGACATCCTGCAGGCCGGGTACGCACTGCTCGAAGAGGGCGGAGCGGACGCGCTGACGGTGGCCGCCGTCGCCGAGCGGGCAGGCATGGCGGTCGGCAGCATCTACCGACGGTTCGGCGACAAGGAAGGCCTCCTGCTGGCCATCCAGCGCGCCTTCACCGAGAATCTCCAGGCCGGGATCACGGCACGCATGTCCGCGGAGCGATTGCGCATCCTGCGCGACCCAGCCGTGGCGGTCGCCGAGGCGGTGGGCGCGATCACCGACAGCTTCCAGGCGCACGAGGCCCTGCTGCGCGTCTTCCTGCTGCTCGGCACCCGGCACGAGGCGGTACGGGCCGAGGGCTCCCGCGTCAGCATCGAGGGCAATCGCCATTTCACCGAGGCACTGCGTCACGCACCTGTCGCGCATCCCGACCCCGAGGCCGCGCTGGACTTCGCGTACCGCCTGATCTACGCCACGGTCGCGCACCGCATCACCCAGGGCGAGTTCCTGGAGTCCGACCGCCCGCTGCCCTGGAACGAACTGCGCAGCCACCTCCAGACCGCGGTCGTCTCCTACCTCCTCGACGCCCCGGAAGGCCACTGA
- a CDS encoding alpha/beta hydrolase family protein: protein MTNGDPQVGAELPPLVAAQHRAMPFTRLTDCGMDPADARRLLADTIAGIPWQDAAALVADVQLERARSAEAAGHSTTARQARRFASAALMFAQMAYQRDTPEKRELYARHTAATAALAPGVERVEVTHRGGVLGGWLCLPEDAPPRATVIVWGGLSGWGAAYLPIADAYTERGLACLLAEGPGQGESRLGHGLYVDERVTDGFARFVDLVEADPRLAGAIGVQGVSFGGLFAAHLAAVDPRVGAVVVNGAPAVPTIPEFRTAREQMAAVVGTDDLDRVTEVMDGLRFDPDKHHIGCPLLLLHGGRDPLARYEDQEPFLRAADPATSKVRIWPDGEHTLYNHAAERDALTGDWFSDLLAGRATPKR, encoded by the coding sequence ATGACGAACGGAGATCCCCAAGTGGGGGCCGAGCTGCCGCCGTTGGTCGCCGCCCAGCACCGGGCCATGCCTTTCACCCGGCTCACCGACTGTGGCATGGACCCCGCCGACGCCCGACGACTGCTCGCCGACACCATTGCCGGAATCCCGTGGCAGGATGCCGCCGCGCTGGTCGCCGACGTACAACTGGAGCGCGCGCGGTCGGCGGAGGCCGCGGGGCACAGCACCACCGCCCGGCAGGCGCGCCGGTTCGCCTCCGCGGCCCTGATGTTCGCGCAGATGGCGTACCAGAGGGACACCCCTGAGAAGCGGGAGCTGTATGCCCGGCACACCGCCGCGACCGCAGCTCTCGCACCCGGCGTGGAGCGGGTGGAGGTCACTCACCGCGGCGGCGTCCTCGGCGGCTGGCTGTGCCTGCCGGAGGACGCACCGCCCCGGGCCACCGTCATCGTGTGGGGCGGTCTGAGCGGTTGGGGAGCCGCGTATCTGCCCATCGCCGACGCGTACACCGAGCGCGGCCTGGCCTGTCTGTTGGCGGAAGGCCCCGGCCAGGGCGAGTCGCGGCTGGGGCACGGGCTGTACGTCGACGAGCGAGTCACTGACGGCTTTGCCCGCTTCGTCGACCTGGTCGAGGCCGATCCCCGCCTCGCCGGTGCCATCGGCGTCCAGGGCGTCAGCTTCGGCGGCCTGTTCGCCGCCCACCTGGCCGCCGTCGATCCGCGCGTCGGCGCGGTGGTCGTCAACGGTGCTCCAGCCGTACCGACCATCCCGGAATTCCGTACCGCCCGCGAGCAGATGGCCGCCGTGGTCGGCACCGACGACCTGGACCGGGTGACGGAGGTCATGGACGGCCTGCGCTTCGACCCGGACAAGCACCACATCGGCTGCCCGCTCCTCCTGCTGCACGGTGGCCGCGACCCCCTGGCCCGCTACGAGGACCAGGAGCCGTTCCTCCGCGCCGCCGACCCCGCCACCTCCAAGGTGCGGATCTGGCCCGACGGCGAGCACACCCTCTACAACCACGCGGCCGAACGCGACGCGCTCACCGGTGACTGGTTCAGCGACCTCCTCGCCGGCCGAGCCACCCCGAAACGTTAG
- a CDS encoding amidohydrolase family protein: MPEPDASALVDAHHHLWNLERRPQPWLDEPALAPIRRSFTLADLAADTTRAIAGHRLRTTVVVQCLTSLPETEELLVLAEREPLVGAVVGWTDLTDPGIGDTLDALLAGPGGPYLRSLRHLVQGESAPGWLQRPDVTRGLRAVLERDLAYDVLVYAHQLPSAVKLAEDHPDLPLVLDHAGKPSVADGELGEWERQIRRLAAQPQVTCKVSGLVTEADWAAWTTGDIRPVWEVLLSAFGPERLMFGSDWPLCQLAGGWGRWAATVEELLQDCSPGERAAVLGGTATRFYRL; encoded by the coding sequence ATGCCCGAGCCCGACGCCTCCGCCCTCGTCGACGCCCATCACCACCTCTGGAATCTCGAGCGACGTCCGCAGCCATGGCTCGACGAACCGGCCCTCGCGCCGATCCGACGTTCCTTCACGCTCGCCGACCTGGCCGCGGACACGACCCGCGCGATCGCCGGTCACCGGCTCCGTACCACCGTGGTCGTGCAGTGCCTGACCTCCCTGCCGGAGACCGAGGAACTCCTCGTCCTCGCGGAACGGGAACCGCTCGTCGGCGCCGTCGTCGGCTGGACCGATCTCACCGATCCCGGGATCGGTGACACTCTCGACGCTCTTCTCGCCGGGCCGGGCGGCCCGTACCTGCGGTCACTGCGCCACCTCGTCCAGGGCGAATCCGCCCCCGGTTGGCTGCAACGCCCCGACGTGACTCGGGGCCTGCGGGCGGTACTTGAGCGCGACCTCGCCTATGACGTGCTGGTCTACGCGCACCAGCTGCCGTCGGCCGTCAAGCTCGCCGAAGACCATCCGGATCTCCCGCTGGTACTCGACCACGCCGGCAAGCCGTCCGTCGCGGACGGCGAACTCGGCGAGTGGGAGCGGCAGATACGGCGGCTCGCGGCCCAGCCCCAGGTGACGTGCAAGGTGTCCGGGCTCGTCACCGAGGCGGACTGGGCAGCGTGGACGACCGGCGACATCCGTCCCGTGTGGGAGGTGCTGCTGTCCGCCTTCGGGCCCGAGCGGCTCATGTTCGGGTCCGACTGGCCACTGTGCCAACTCGCCGGAGGCTGGGGCCGCTGGGCCGCCACTGTCGAGGAACTGCTCCAGGACTGCTCCCCCGGCGAGCGCGCAGCGGTGCTGGGAGGCACCGCCACCCGCTTCTACCGTCTGTGA
- a CDS encoding maleylacetate reductase — translation MTFTYEALPMRVVFGAGSLRRLPQEAERLGLRRLLVLSTPGQRALAEHAAALLGDACVGLFTEARMHVPVEVAEAARAAARDADADGCLAIGGGSTIGLGKAIALSSGLPVISVPTTYAGSEMTTVWGLTEDGRKRTGRDRAVLPRSVVYDPELTVGLPVDVSVTSGFNAIAHAVEALYAPDASPIVSLMAEEGARSIAAALPTIAADPGDMRARVDALRGAWLCGACLGATTMSLHHKLCHILGGTFDLPHAATHTVLLPYVAAFNLPAAPAAEQALRRALATDDVPKHLARASAELGAPRSLAELGLTEGDFDEITVQAQAHPYANPRPVTEEALRFLLSDALKGTLAP, via the coding sequence ATGACCTTCACCTACGAGGCCTTGCCGATGCGGGTGGTCTTCGGCGCCGGAAGCCTGCGCCGACTGCCCCAGGAGGCCGAGCGGTTGGGCCTGCGGCGGCTGCTGGTGCTGTCCACCCCCGGCCAGCGCGCTCTCGCCGAGCACGCGGCCGCCCTGCTGGGCGACGCGTGCGTCGGGCTGTTCACCGAAGCGCGGATGCACGTGCCGGTCGAAGTCGCCGAAGCGGCCCGCGCGGCCGCGCGCGACGCGGACGCGGACGGCTGCCTGGCCATCGGCGGCGGCTCCACCATCGGCCTGGGCAAGGCGATCGCCCTGAGCTCAGGCCTGCCCGTGATCAGTGTGCCGACGACCTACGCCGGCTCGGAGATGACCACCGTATGGGGACTCACCGAGGACGGTCGCAAGCGCACCGGCCGCGACCGGGCCGTCCTGCCCCGCAGCGTGGTCTACGACCCCGAACTCACCGTCGGCCTCCCCGTGGACGTGTCGGTGACCAGCGGATTCAACGCCATCGCCCATGCCGTGGAAGCCCTGTACGCGCCGGACGCCTCGCCGATCGTGTCGCTGATGGCCGAGGAAGGGGCGCGCTCGATCGCCGCAGCACTGCCGACCATCGCCGCCGACCCCGGCGACATGCGTGCCCGCGTCGACGCGCTGCGTGGAGCGTGGCTGTGCGGGGCGTGCCTGGGGGCCACGACCATGTCGCTCCACCACAAGCTGTGCCACATCCTGGGCGGCACCTTCGACCTGCCCCACGCCGCCACCCACACCGTCCTGCTCCCGTACGTGGCCGCCTTCAACCTCCCCGCCGCACCGGCCGCCGAGCAGGCCCTGCGCCGCGCGCTGGCCACGGACGACGTACCGAAGCACCTCGCGCGAGCATCCGCCGAACTCGGCGCCCCCCGATCCCTGGCCGAACTAGGGCTGACCGAGGGCGACTTCGACGAGATCACCGTCCAGGCACAGGCCCATCCCTACGCCAATCCACGGCCGGTCACCGAAGAAGCCCTCCGCTTCCTCCTCTCGGACGCACTGAAGGGAACCCTCGCACCCTGA
- a CDS encoding dioxygenase — MDFTVETATDAVVESFRETKDQRLRQVMESLTRHLHDFVRDIEPTMEEWEAAIGFLTAVGQTCDDTRQEFVLLSDVLGVSMLVETLNGAEEGTESTVLGPFHMTESPRRELGDSIDLLGTGRPCVVSGRVLAADGTPLPDTELDVWQCTEDGFYDVQQPDVQPPGNGRGLFRTDGEGRYWFRTVVPSHYPIPTDGPVGRLLEATGRHPYRPAHIHFVASAGHHLPVTTHAFVAGSPYVDSDAVFAVKRGLITDFTESYEEQEAERFGVSVPFTHARFDIVLAPEAESAR; from the coding sequence GTGGACTTCACCGTCGAGACCGCCACCGACGCGGTGGTGGAGAGCTTCCGGGAGACCAAGGACCAGCGGCTGCGCCAGGTCATGGAGAGTCTGACCCGCCACCTCCATGACTTCGTGCGGGACATCGAACCCACGATGGAGGAATGGGAAGCCGCGATCGGCTTCCTCACCGCCGTCGGTCAGACGTGCGACGACACCCGCCAGGAGTTCGTCCTGCTCTCCGACGTCCTGGGCGTCTCCATGCTCGTCGAGACCCTGAACGGGGCCGAGGAGGGAACCGAGAGCACCGTCCTCGGCCCCTTCCACATGACCGAGTCGCCCCGCCGCGAGCTCGGCGACTCCATCGACCTCCTCGGCACCGGCCGCCCGTGTGTGGTGTCCGGCCGCGTGCTCGCCGCCGACGGCACGCCGCTGCCGGACACCGAACTCGACGTGTGGCAGTGCACCGAGGACGGCTTCTACGACGTGCAACAGCCCGACGTACAGCCACCGGGAAACGGCCGCGGACTGTTCCGTACGGACGGCGAGGGCCGCTACTGGTTCCGTACCGTCGTCCCCTCCCACTATCCGATACCCACCGACGGACCCGTCGGCCGCCTCCTCGAAGCCACCGGCCGGCACCCCTACCGGCCCGCCCACATCCACTTCGTCGCGAGTGCCGGTCACCACCTGCCGGTCACCACCCACGCGTTCGTCGCGGGCAGCCCGTACGTCGACTCCGACGCGGTCTTCGCGGTCAAGCGGGGCCTGATCACCGACTTCACCGAGTCGTACGAGGAGCAGGAGGCCGAGCGCTTCGGCGTGAGCGTGCCCTTCACACACGCCAGGTTCGACATCGTGCTGGCCCCGGAAGCAGAGTCGGCACGATGA